A part of Terriglobia bacterium genomic DNA contains:
- a CDS encoding cold-shock protein, which produces MREKGTVKWFNGAKGYGFIQRSTGEDVFVHFSAIQENGYRTLNEGETVEFDLMKGPKGFQAANVVRG; this is translated from the coding sequence GTGAGAGAGAAGGGTACAGTGAAGTGGTTCAATGGAGCCAAGGGGTATGGCTTCATTCAGCGGTCCACCGGGGAGGATGTGTTCGTGCATTTCTCCGCCATCCAGGAAAACGGTTATCGCACTTTGAATGAGGGCGAAACAGTGGAGTTCGACTTGATGAAGGGGCCCAAAGGTTTCCAGGCGGCCAACGTCGTCCGCGGCTAA
- a CDS encoding YihY/virulence factor BrkB family protein translates to MASEPRATAEPPASATAVEATRPVILPDRGAAGLPAVIRQIVPTAKFLMRTEVHTFAFSVAANAILSFFPFVVLLLVVTRRVFHSQMMYDTLVRLLRDYLPSSQDFLIRNLKAMAGARRGVQIFSVVMLLITSTGIFLPLEVALNHVWGFAKNRSYVWNQVVSLLLAIGCGLLALLSIALTAGNTLLLQHALGATSYYGWRGWLVAHISQIVMKVFASAASIAIFFLVYWVLPNGKVPVRAVLPAAFITGLCWELAKYAYVVALPWLNFQEVYGPFSISVTLIFWAFLSGLLLLGGAHLSAAGRENSPES, encoded by the coding sequence ATGGCCTCCGAACCGCGCGCCACCGCCGAACCCCCGGCCTCCGCCACTGCAGTTGAGGCGACCCGGCCCGTCATCCTCCCGGACAGGGGCGCCGCCGGCCTGCCAGCCGTAATCCGCCAGATCGTGCCCACCGCGAAATTCCTGATGCGCACTGAGGTCCATACCTTCGCCTTCTCCGTCGCGGCCAATGCCATCCTGTCATTCTTTCCTTTCGTCGTCCTGCTCCTGGTGGTCACCCGGCGCGTTTTTCATTCGCAAATGATGTACGACACCCTCGTCCGCCTCCTGCGCGACTACCTGCCCAGCAGCCAGGACTTCCTCATTCGCAACCTGAAGGCCATGGCGGGGGCGCGCCGCGGGGTGCAGATCTTTTCCGTCGTCATGTTGCTGATCACCTCGACCGGCATCTTTCTGCCGCTCGAAGTCGCGCTCAACCACGTGTGGGGATTTGCCAAGAACCGCTCATATGTGTGGAACCAGGTAGTGTCGCTGCTGCTGGCCATCGGATGCGGTCTGCTGGCGCTGCTCTCGATCGCGCTGACCGCCGGCAACACGCTGCTGCTGCAGCACGCGCTCGGCGCCACGTCCTATTACGGCTGGCGCGGATGGCTGGTCGCCCACATCTCCCAGATCGTGATGAAGGTCTTCGCCAGTGCCGCCAGCATCGCCATCTTCTTCCTGGTTTACTGGGTCCTTCCCAACGGCAAGGTGCCGGTTCGCGCCGTGCTGCCGGCCGCCTTCATCACCGGCCTGTGCTGGGAGCTGGCCAAGTACGCCTACGTGGTCGCGCTCCCCTGGCTGAATTTCCAGGAAGTCTACGGGCCGTTCTCCATTTCGGTCACGCTGATCTTCTGGGCCTTTCTTTCCGGCCTGCTGCTGCTTGGGGGCGCGCACCTGTCGGCCGCCGGACGCGAAAACAGCCCCGAGTCCTAG